In Desulfobacterales bacterium, the following proteins share a genomic window:
- a CDS encoding type 1 glutamine amidotransferase — protein sequence MATTLLVMQHTPWEGPGKLLLAAAGRHRLRLAIFRAWQDPFPDLQDYQGLIILGGSPNVDQEKQYPFLADEKVFIKEAVSRDLPCLGFCLGHQLLAHVLGARVGFNFAPSVGFITGFLTHAGREHPFFAGLPRELSLFKWHGQAVLEPLPHYLAVLATSGDCQVESFSVVGRPHIVGVQFDNHAAAPEDVATWLARDGKWLAALSEKKNIDPAMILARARALAAVLDKEFALLFKNWVGCVKNSRRTGRSGNRAPAAGFSL from the coding sequence ATGGCAACCACGCTTCTAGTTATGCAACATACCCCCTGGGAAGGACCGGGAAAGCTGCTCCTGGCCGCGGCCGGCCGTCATCGCTTACGGCTCGCCATTTTCCGGGCCTGGCAGGACCCGTTTCCCGACCTGCAGGACTATCAGGGTCTGATCATCCTCGGCGGCAGCCCCAATGTGGACCAGGAGAAACAGTACCCTTTCCTGGCCGATGAAAAGGTTTTCATTAAAGAGGCCGTCTCCCGGGACCTGCCCTGCCTCGGTTTCTGTCTCGGCCACCAGTTGCTGGCCCATGTCCTGGGGGCGCGGGTCGGCTTCAATTTTGCCCCCAGCGTCGGTTTTATCACCGGGTTTCTTACCCATGCCGGGCGGGAGCATCCTTTTTTTGCCGGTCTGCCCCGGGAACTGAGCCTGTTTAAATGGCATGGCCAGGCAGTGCTGGAACCGCTGCCCCATTACCTTGCGGTACTGGCCACCTCGGGTGACTGCCAGGTGGAGTCCTTTTCCGTGGTCGGCCGGCCCCATATTGTCGGGGTTCAGTTTGACAACCATGCGGCCGCTCCCGAGGATGTGGCCACCTGGCTTGCGCGGGACGGCAAATGGCTGGCCGCGCTCAGCGAGAAAAAAAACATTGATCCGGCAATGATTCTGGCCCGGGCCCGGGCCCTGGCCGCGGTCCTGGACAAGGAGTTTGCCCTTTTATTCAAAAACTGGGTAGGATGTGTCAAGAACAGCCGTCGCACCGGCCGGTCCGGGAATCGGGCTCCGGCGGCCGGCTTCAGCCTGTAA
- a CDS encoding MarR family transcriptional regulator, translating into MSDGHNLSGLQLVEYQTNQLQELISDLHSCCQDKVIMEARRFDLPPAEVKCLLVFSGHRYLTGQEIAGLLEVAKSRATVILDGLERKGFVHRSPDPNDARVKLVGLTPEGLKKVNEMEAFIFDLHLKLLNEIDSSQRPMVIAALENLRHAMNIVKMQLQE; encoded by the coding sequence ATGAGTGATGGTCATAACCTGTCGGGCCTGCAGCTTGTCGAGTACCAGACGAACCAGCTGCAGGAGTTGATCTCCGACCTGCATTCCTGTTGCCAGGACAAGGTCATAATGGAGGCCCGGCGTTTCGACCTGCCGCCGGCCGAGGTCAAGTGTCTGCTGGTGTTTTCCGGCCACCGCTACCTTACCGGCCAGGAGATCGCCGGTCTGCTCGAGGTGGCCAAGAGCAGGGCCACGGTGATCCTCGACGGGCTGGAGAGAAAGGGCTTTGTCCACCGGAGCCCCGATCCCAACGATGCCCGGGTCAAGCTGGTCGGCCTTACCCCCGAGGGGTTGAAAAAGGTGAACGAGATGGAGGCCTTCATCTTTGACCTCCACCTCAAGCTGTTGAACGAGATCGACTCCAGCCAGCGGCCCATGGTCATCGCGGCCCTGGAAAATCTCCGCCACGCCATGAATATCGTCAAAATGCAGCTCCAGGAGTGA
- a CDS encoding ammonium transporter gives MKKVLCTAALLLAIPAVTWGADEAPTIITNADAIAAVQTNLDYVWTLVAAALVFFMQAGFAMVEAGFTRAKNAINIMMKNLMDFSMGSLFFWAIGFGVMFGTTSTGWFGTNGFFLSDFSVGGDPWVLAFWMFQCVFAATAATIVSGAMAERTKFVGYLIYSAVLCAFIYPVFGSWAWGSLFHGNGWLEGLGFIDFAGSTVVHSIGGWAALAGAVVLGPRLGKYTKEGKVRPIPGHNIPLAALGVFILWLGWFGFNPGSTTAGITDIAMIFVNTNLAAAAGAVLAMFASWVMFKKPDVGMSLNGALAGLVAITAGCANVTPASSVVIGAIAGVLVVLSVVFFDRIKIDDPVGAVSVHGVCGAWGTLAAGLFNIGGVTTKIIGVQLTGIAAAFIWSFGVAFILFKLIDLVIGLRVSEEEEMIGLDIGEHGAHAYNDFQVTK, from the coding sequence ATGAAAAAAGTGTTATGCACGGCAGCGCTGCTGCTGGCCATTCCGGCGGTAACCTGGGGGGCGGACGAGGCGCCCACCATTATCACCAATGCCGATGCCATTGCCGCTGTCCAGACCAATCTCGATTATGTATGGACCCTGGTGGCCGCGGCCCTGGTCTTTTTCATGCAGGCCGGTTTCGCCATGGTGGAGGCCGGTTTCACCCGGGCCAAGAACGCGATCAATATCATGATGAAGAACCTGATGGACTTTTCCATGGGCTCGCTCTTCTTCTGGGCCATCGGTTTCGGGGTCATGTTCGGTACCACCTCCACCGGCTGGTTCGGCACCAATGGTTTTTTCTTAAGCGATTTCAGCGTGGGCGGCGACCCCTGGGTCCTGGCCTTCTGGATGTTCCAGTGCGTGTTCGCGGCCACCGCCGCCACCATTGTTTCCGGGGCCATGGCCGAACGGACCAAGTTCGTCGGTTACCTTATCTACAGCGCCGTACTCTGCGCCTTTATCTACCCGGTGTTCGGCAGCTGGGCCTGGGGCAGCCTGTTTCACGGCAACGGCTGGCTTGAGGGTCTGGGCTTTATCGATTTCGCCGGTTCCACCGTGGTTCATTCCATCGGCGGCTGGGCCGCCCTGGCCGGGGCCGTGGTCCTCGGGCCGCGGCTGGGTAAATACACCAAGGAAGGCAAGGTCCGGCCGATTCCCGGTCACAACATTCCCCTGGCCGCCCTGGGGGTGTTCATCCTCTGGCTGGGCTGGTTCGGGTTCAATCCGGGTTCGACCACCGCCGGTATCACCGATATTGCGATGATCTTTGTCAACACCAACCTGGCGGCGGCCGCCGGTGCGGTGCTGGCCATGTTCGCCTCCTGGGTGATGTTCAAGAAGCCTGACGTGGGCATGAGCTTGAACGGCGCCCTGGCCGGTCTGGTCGCGATCACCGCCGGCTGCGCCAACGTCACCCCGGCCAGTTCGGTGGTCATCGGCGCGATTGCCGGTGTCCTGGTGGTGTTGTCGGTGGTCTTTTTCGACCGGATCAAGATCGACGACCCGGTGGGCGCGGTCTCTGTCCACGGTGTCTGCGGCGCCTGGGGAACCCTGGCTGCCGGCCTGTTCAACATCGGCGGGGTTACCACCAAGATCATCGGGGTCCAGTTGACCGGGATCGCGGCCGCCTTTATCTGGTCCTTTGGCGTGGCCTTTATTCTGTTCAAGCTGATCGATCTTGTCATCGGCCTGCGGGTCAGTGAGGAGGAAGAGATGATCGGCCTTGATATCGGCGAGCATGGTGCCCATGCCTATAACGACTTCCAGGTAACCAAGTAG
- a CDS encoding TolC family protein, with product MNSIQEKGKRAGVVFLLLVLFAACNLPGVRPARAEESGPETGAAAGAERMGFDAAVQLALKQSPDLDHTGLEIDIRRLDETDSRYSFVPTVSLRVSHYLTEGTSLALVTDPYNPLEAHFSLKIRRLLTRVASLRHLQSIDAGIHDLARMFLELDNLEQQRLLLDERLALARQKQMFGQNRFSAGAVSKLELRIIARQVDLIRIERDRIALSADLLLKNLRSFLGMTETAPFKPAVSHSASQVLGDYGPDSATIEQFQAHSFELRIQELQKQLQEWNITLAYAEYVPKLSFGVRKPDILSSGTDDDFHLLVGISFPLWDGLKRRRNISRQKLISRQYGVAMARREQELTRQWQAARQELQNAAVDLKQAAAAEELARLRAEQSGLRYGAGELALPDDLDAKTAYIEARGKHLGKQLDYDLAALKIRFLCGDLFNSHVNVAGLEE from the coding sequence ATGAATAGCATACAAGAAAAGGGGAAACGGGCCGGCGTTGTTTTTCTATTACTGGTTTTGTTTGCCGCCTGTAATCTGCCGGGAGTCCGGCCGGCCCGGGCTGAAGAATCAGGTCCGGAAACAGGAGCAGCCGCCGGTGCGGAGCGCATGGGTTTTGATGCCGCTGTTCAGCTTGCCTTGAAGCAGTCACCGGATCTCGATCATACCGGGCTGGAAATCGATATCCGCCGGCTGGATGAAACCGACAGCCGCTATTCTTTTGTTCCCACTGTATCGCTCCGGGTAAGCCATTATCTGACCGAGGGCACCTCGCTCGCCCTGGTCACCGATCCCTACAATCCCTTGGAAGCTCATTTCTCCCTCAAAATCAGGAGACTGTTGACCAGGGTGGCTTCTTTACGTCATCTGCAGTCCATTGACGCCGGCATCCATGACCTGGCCCGGATGTTCCTGGAGCTGGACAATCTTGAACAACAGCGCCTTCTCCTGGATGAACGATTGGCACTGGCCCGGCAAAAGCAGATGTTCGGCCAAAATCGATTTTCGGCCGGGGCTGTTTCCAAACTGGAACTCCGGATAATCGCCCGGCAAGTGGATCTGATCCGGATCGAGCGTGATCGGATTGCGCTTTCCGCGGACCTGCTCTTAAAAAATCTGCGTTCTTTCCTGGGAATGACGGAGACTGCGCCGTTCAAGCCCGCGGTCAGTCACTCCGCAAGCCAGGTCCTGGGTGATTATGGGCCGGACTCGGCAACCATTGAACAGTTTCAGGCCCACTCCTTTGAACTCCGCATTCAGGAGTTGCAGAAACAACTGCAGGAGTGGAATATCACCCTGGCCTATGCCGAATATGTGCCCAAGCTGTCCTTTGGGGTTAGAAAGCCGGATATATTGAGTTCAGGCACGGACGATGATTTTCATCTGTTGGTCGGGATCAGCTTTCCCCTGTGGGACGGGTTGAAGCGGCGCCGCAATATATCACGCCAGAAATTGATTTCGCGGCAATATGGAGTTGCCATGGCCCGCAGGGAGCAGGAACTGACCCGCCAATGGCAGGCGGCCCGGCAAGAGTTGCAAAACGCGGCCGTGGATTTGAAACAGGCGGCAGCGGCCGAGGAACTGGCCAGGCTCAGGGCGGAGCAGAGCGGGCTGCGCTATGGGGCCGGCGAACTGGCCCTGCCGGACGATCTTGATGCAAAAACAGCATATATCGAAGCCCGGGGAAAACATCTTGGCAAGCAGCTGGATTATGACCTGGCGGCATTAAAGATCAGGTTTCTCTGCGGAGATCTATTTAACAGTCATGTAAACGTTGCCGGCCTTGAGGAGTGA
- a CDS encoding outer membrane lipoprotein-sorting protein — protein MTGKRIVRIFSLLLAGLVLFLNVHSVSSQEVQKEIRDARVLIRGSYDLIRGKSSISLVEVHIHRPGWDRRFTVKAWTRGLDESLFFITEPARDRGNGTLKKGRQMWIYNPKVNRVIKLPPSMMSQSWMGSDFSNNDLARSDTLINDYTHTIVAIENQGGKKVYLIRSLPRPGAPVIWGQQELKIREDFILLSQIFFDEDLEPVKVMTTSEIVNLGGRLLPRVWRMQARDAEDEYTELIYRELEFVPSLAGRFFTLSRLRSPRR, from the coding sequence ATGACCGGAAAACGGATTGTTCGCATATTTTCTCTATTGCTTGCCGGACTGGTGCTGTTCCTTAATGTCCATTCCGTATCTTCCCAGGAGGTCCAAAAGGAGATCCGGGACGCCCGGGTCCTGATCAGGGGGAGCTATGACCTTATCCGGGGCAAGTCCTCGATCTCCCTGGTGGAGGTGCATATCCACCGGCCCGGCTGGGACCGGAGATTCACTGTCAAGGCCTGGACCCGGGGCCTGGACGAGAGTCTTTTCTTTATCACCGAGCCGGCCCGGGACCGGGGCAACGGCACCCTGAAAAAGGGGCGGCAGATGTGGATCTACAATCCCAAGGTGAACCGGGTGATCAAACTGCCGCCGTCAATGATGTCCCAGTCCTGGATGGGCTCTGATTTTTCCAACAACGACCTGGCCCGTTCCGACACCCTGATTAACGACTATACCCATACCATTGTCGCGATTGAGAACCAGGGAGGCAAAAAGGTCTACCTGATCCGCTCGCTGCCCAGGCCCGGGGCCCCGGTGATCTGGGGACAGCAGGAGCTGAAGATCCGCGAGGATTTCATCCTGCTCAGCCAGATTTTTTTTGACGAGGACCTGGAGCCGGTCAAGGTGATGACCACCTCGGAAATCGTCAACCTGGGCGGCCGGCTCCTGCCCCGGGTCTGGCGGATGCAGGCCCGGGACGCGGAAGACGAGTATACCGAGTTGATCTACCGTGAACTCGAATTTGTACCCAGCCTGGCCGGCCGTTTTTTTACCCTGTCCCGGCTGAGAAGTCCCCGGAGGTGA
- a CDS encoding ABC transporter permease, whose protein sequence is MFPDLKMAWRNIWRNPRRTLLTVAAIGFASLVLIFMLSFQLGSYQAMINSAVTIDTGHLQVQAAAYRQKKSMRLVVADPAVVDAVLDSVPAIRAYTSRASGFALVSSAQRTYGIRVTGIDPRSEPRVSRLKKLVRSGRFLNNSDRDSALVGILLARNLRVAPGDELTLLGQGRDGSVAAAVVTVRGIFKSGIAEFDRSALYIPLAAFQDIFAMDGAVHKVVAICNSLDEVAPAKQAVAAGLARAGAGKTLRVLDWQELMPGLLQAIQLDLVSGFIFYLLLVLVVAFSILNTFLMAIFERTREFGVLMALGITPGRLTRLLLLESLGLTMVGIAAGIIGGGLFTWYFQVHGLDFSGSSEILAEYGIEGRLYPRLSLLSLLAGPLVVMVITFFAALYPAFKVRRLKPVEALAAN, encoded by the coding sequence GTGTTTCCTGATCTGAAAATGGCCTGGCGCAACATCTGGCGCAACCCCCGGCGGACCCTGCTCACCGTGGCGGCCATTGGTTTTGCCTCCCTGGTGCTGATCTTCATGCTCTCCTTCCAGCTGGGCAGCTACCAGGCGATGATCAATTCCGCGGTCACCATTGATACCGGCCATCTCCAGGTCCAGGCCGCCGCGTACCGGCAAAAGAAGTCCATGCGTCTGGTGGTGGCTGATCCGGCCGTGGTGGACGCGGTTCTCGATAGCGTGCCGGCCATTCGGGCCTATACCTCCCGGGCCTCCGGGTTCGCCCTGGTCTCATCCGCCCAACGGACCTACGGGATACGGGTGACCGGTATCGATCCGCGGTCCGAGCCCCGGGTGTCCAGGTTGAAGAAACTGGTCCGGAGCGGTCGCTTTCTCAACAACAGCGACCGCGACTCCGCCCTGGTCGGGATCCTTCTGGCCCGCAACCTGCGGGTGGCCCCGGGCGATGAACTCACCCTGCTCGGCCAGGGCCGGGACGGCTCGGTGGCCGCCGCGGTGGTCACGGTAAGGGGGATTTTCAAGTCCGGGATAGCGGAATTCGACCGCAGTGCCCTCTATATCCCCCTTGCCGCTTTCCAGGATATCTTTGCCATGGATGGGGCGGTACACAAGGTGGTGGCAATCTGCAACAGCCTTGACGAGGTGGCCCCGGCCAAGCAGGCCGTGGCCGCCGGCCTGGCCCGGGCCGGTGCCGGGAAAACCCTCAGGGTCCTGGATTGGCAGGAACTCATGCCCGGCCTGCTCCAGGCCATTCAACTGGACCTGGTCAGCGGTTTCATTTTCTACCTGCTCCTGGTGCTGGTGGTGGCCTTCAGCATTCTCAACACTTTTTTAATGGCCATCTTTGAACGGACCCGGGAGTTCGGGGTGCTCATGGCCCTGGGGATCACCCCGGGCCGGCTGACCCGGTTGCTGCTCCTGGAATCCCTGGGCCTGACCATGGTCGGAATCGCGGCCGGGATCATCGGCGGCGGTCTGTTCACCTGGTATTTCCAGGTGCATGGACTGGATTTTTCCGGTTCCTCGGAGATCCTGGCCGAATACGGGATAGAGGGGCGGCTGTACCCCCGGCTTTCCCTGCTTTCGCTGCTGGCCGGTCCGCTGGTGGTCATGGTGATCACCTTTTTCGCCGCCCTTTATCCGGCCTTTAAGGTCAGGAGGTTGAAGCCGGTGGAGGCCCTGGCCGCTAACTGA
- a CDS encoding HlyD family efflux transporter periplasmic adaptor subunit, whose protein sequence is MYNINMLKGAGRFVSVVAVLGAILLPVCLRAGEVSVDGTTASRASEIILTGKVFCSLKRQVVLPFHGVVLSLQVRPGQQVKKGDVLVRYRLDPGEVRKLSLRYSDLKLLELEVRLLEMETKIADLGDRERELALLAQKELAPARSREHAAMQLRVLRERRKLLQKQLHWERQLKNKERKLIEEQLGRSINGHISGEAVLLSPMDGHIISIHPEVRAGAELKSGTPAVQVGVMEPMLIRARVHEIESTRLSPGDLAEFSLESIPGRMFEARINSISWTSTSMRLDQPSYYEVEFVLPNPELVLKEGLKGRLVLRPHR, encoded by the coding sequence ATGTATAATATCAATATGTTGAAAGGTGCGGGGCGGTTTGTTTCGGTTGTGGCCGTCCTGGGGGCCATCCTGCTCCCGGTTTGCCTCCGGGCCGGGGAAGTGAGCGTGGATGGCACCACCGCGTCGCGGGCCTCTGAGATCATATTAACCGGTAAGGTCTTTTGCTCGCTCAAACGACAGGTGGTCCTGCCTTTTCACGGGGTTGTTCTTTCGCTCCAGGTCCGCCCGGGGCAGCAAGTAAAGAAAGGGGATGTCCTGGTCCGTTATCGTCTCGACCCCGGGGAGGTCCGGAAACTGAGCCTTCGTTATTCCGATCTGAAACTTCTTGAGCTGGAGGTGAGGTTGCTGGAGATGGAGACAAAGATCGCCGACCTCGGGGACCGGGAGCGGGAACTGGCGCTCCTGGCGCAAAAGGAGCTGGCACCGGCCAGAAGCAGGGAGCATGCTGCAATGCAATTGCGGGTCCTGCGGGAAAGGCGGAAACTGCTGCAAAAGCAGCTGCATTGGGAGCGGCAGCTGAAAAACAAGGAAAGAAAGCTTATTGAAGAACAACTGGGAAGATCAATCAACGGCCATATTTCCGGTGAGGCTGTTCTGCTCTCACCCATGGACGGGCATATCATCTCAATACATCCGGAGGTCCGGGCCGGCGCGGAGTTGAAATCCGGCACCCCGGCGGTGCAGGTGGGAGTAATGGAACCGATGCTGATCCGGGCCCGGGTCCATGAGATTGAGTCAACCCGGCTTTCCCCCGGCGACCTGGCCGAATTTTCCCTGGAGTCCATTCCGGGCCGGATGTTCGAGGCCCGGATAAACAGTATATCCTGGACCTCCACGAGCATGAGATTGGACCAGCCTTCATACTATGAAGTGGAGTTTGTTCTGCCGAACCCGGAGTTGGTTTTGAAGGAGGG